A segment of the Deltaproteobacteria bacterium genome:
CATGGTGTTAGCGCTTGGCCTCCCGACGAATTTGTTGATCGACAAATTTTAGCATCGCATAAAACGTTTCGTTGACTGACGCCGCTTGACCATGAGCTGCGAGCCGCTTGATGACGATGCCGTTGAAGGCTTCATATTCGAGCGGCTTGTCGGCTTCGAGATCTTGCAACATCGACGGCTTGAAATCGCCCATGGTTTTAGAAAACGCCAGTGTGTCGTCGCAAAGCTGCGCCGGTAGTTCGATCCCATCAGCGCGCGCCGCTTGGCGCACTTCCGCCATGCAAGCTAACGCCAATTCAGTTAGCGCTGGCGACTCGACGATCTCGCGGGTGTTGGCGCGGGTCAAGCAGCTGATGGCGCAAAACGGCGCGTTCCACAAAAGTTTGCTCCATTGGACTTTGCGAATTCCAGCGCTGACTTCGTTGGGAATTCCGGCGGCGGAAAAAAATTCCGCCAAGGCTTTGGTCTCGTCATTAACTGTGCCGTCCAACTGGCCGAAGATGATGCGCCCGCCAGTCGAGTGCGTGATCATGCCCGGTGCGGAAAGTTGCGCGCCGATATAAACGACTGCGGGCAGGACTTGGGCCGCGCCGTAAAATTTCGCCAGCTTGTCGGGATTGTCGATGCCGTTTTGTAACGAGAGAATTTTCGTTCGATTGGACACCATCGGTGCAATCGCCTGGCCGGCGCTTTCGGTGTCATAGGATTTTACGCAGAAGAGCACCAGGTCGACTTGGCCCACCGAATTCGGTGCGTCGCTGCATTGGGCGTTCTCGACATGCAGATCGCCGTTGACGCTCTGCACCCGCAGGCCGCTGCTTTGCATCGCTTCGAGGTGCCGGCCGCGGGCGATAAAACAAACTTCATGGCCGGCGGCCGCCAGTTTGGCGCCGAAGTAGCCGCCCACCGCTCCACTTCCCATTACCGCAATGCGCATGGATTTATTCCCATCGTGGCGCGAATGTAAACTTGGCCAGGGGCGATGTCAATTTCATTTGCCGGCGCGCCGAGCGGTTTGAGCTTGGCCGGCGATATGTTATTAAACCAGACCATGGAGAAGATTGACGCCCAAAGCGATCATCTGGGATTGGAACGATTCAAACCCGGCGTCGAAGTGACATTCAAAGGCAAGCCGTACAAAATCCAGTGCCGCACGACGCTCGCTTCGGGCGAAGCGGCGGTGGTGTTGCAAGGCGAGCGCGAGCAGTTCGTCATCAGCGCCAACCAGTTTCTCGCCGGCGTCAGTTCCTAATTCGTAAATCTATCTAGGGAGCGATTCAATGGGAAAAGTTCGTTTGACGTTGTCTTGTTGGGATTATGACCGCACTCGGGCGTTGCAAGACGGCCGGGTCGAAGTGGAGGGCGTCGATTTAACTTATCTGCCGTTGCGCGTCGAAGAGACGTTTTGGCGCATGCTGCGCTACGGCGAGTTCGATGTCGCCGAGATGTCCACCGGTTCGTTTCTCATGTCGCGCGATAAGGGCGCGCCGCGCTTCATCGGCATCCCGGTTTTTCCGTCGAAGACTTTTCGCCACTCGTGCATTTATATCAATACCGATTCCGGCATCAAAAAACCGGCGGACATGGCTGGCAAAAGGGTCGGCGTGCCGGAATATCAAATCACCATGGCGACCTGGGCGCGCGGCGTCTTGCAACATGAATACGGCGTGCTGCCGGAAAAAATGAAATGGTTCACCGGCGGCGAAGAATCTCCCGGCCGTCAAGATAAGGTCCAGCACAAACTGCCGTCCAACATTGATATCCAAGCGATCGCCGGCGACAAGACGTTGTCCGGCATGCTCGAACGGGGCGAGATCGACGCGATGATTTCGGCGCATATGCCGTCGCCCTTCGTGCGCCGCCACCCCAAGGTGCAGCGCTTGATTCCCAACTTCCGCGAAGTGGAAGCGGACTATTTCAAACGCACGAAGATTTTTCCGATCATGCACACTATCGTCATTCGCGAAGAGGTTTACGAAGCGCATCCGTGGATCGCCCAGAGCCTGTTCAAAGCCTTCAACGAATCCAAGCGGCTGTGCCAAGAAGCGATGTACGAATTTTCCGCGTTGAAGTACATGATGGCTTGGTCCATCGACGAGATGGAAAAGGAGCGCGAGCTGCTCGGCGCCGATCCCTGGGCGTACGGCTTGGAAGCCAATCGCCATATTCTAGAAACCTTGATTCAGTACACCCACGAGCAAGGCTTGATCAGCAAGAAACTCGAAGTCGATTCCTTGTTTGCCAAGAGCACGCTTGAGGAGTTCAAAATTTAGGCGCGGTTGTTTTGTTAGGCGCAGAACTCGGTCACTACCATGGCGGACGAAAAAGCTTTTGACGAAACCAAGTGGTGGATCGACCACAGACCGGTTAAGGAACGGGAAAAGACCGTCGAACCGGTGCGCGGCATCATCGAAAAATGGGCGGTGGATCTGCTCAAGAATTATAATCAGGATGAGGCGGCGAAAAATCTTGTCGACATCAATCAAAGAATTTTCAAAGGTCTCACCATCGCGCCGGGCCAATGGGGATACTATTCTCTCGAAATCGGCACCTATCCCCCCGACCGGTTAGCTAAAATCAAAAGCAGCTTGCCGCTGCCGGCAGGCAGCCGCGGGATTGTCATCGACGCCGGTTTTTCCGTGCGCATTATTATTACCGCTGAGCCGGTAGGCGAACGCTATGTCGATATTAATTTTCTCGACGCGCCGTCCCTCGATTTCTGGGTGCATAGACAATTGATCGAAGAACGAGTTTTTTCCAACATCGGCGAAGCGCTCAAGCGGATTCGCCAAGACCTACCGAGCTATCTCAGTCCGCCGGTCGATCCGTGATCGTGCTCGTGGCTCGTGCTCGTAAATTCGATCACGATCACGACCATCGATGGTATCCGCGCTTTGTTTTGAAATCTAAGATTTGAGATTTGCCATCCCGCAGGGTTACGCGTGTTTCACTTTTGTCTTGGGCTTTGCCAATTCGCGCACGGCGGGCTCGCGCGGGATCGGTACCAATGAAGTCACTTCCAAGCCATAACCGCGCAGGCCGACCAGATGTTTTTTGTTGTTGGTCAGCAATCGCATTTTGCGCACGCCGATGTCGCGTAGGATCTGCGCGCCGATGCCGTATTCTTTGAAGTCGGCCTGGTAAACGAAAGATCGGTTCATGTCCTTCTGCTGCTTACCCTCGACTCGCGGGTAGGCCATCATGGTTGGGTGGTGCGCCCGCAGCTTTGGCTGCAGATAGAGGATCACGCCTTTGCCGGCTTTGGCGATGATTTCCATTGAGCGCTGGATCACTGTGCCGGTATTGAGCAGCTCGAAGCCGAAGACATCGCCGGGAATATATTTGGTGTGGACGCGCACCAGGATTTCGTCCTTGGCCGAAATCTCACCTTTGATCAAAGCCAGATGTTCGTTGTCGTCGACATGGGTGTTGTAGACGATGGCTTGGAAATCGCCGCCTACTCGAGTCGGCAGCGGCGCGGTGGCGGCGCGATAGACCAGCGAATCGTAGTTCAAGCGGTACTGAATCAGGTCGGCGTTGGTGACCACCTTGAGCTTATGCTTTTTGGCAAAGCGCAACAGGTCCGGTTGGCGGGCCATGGTGCCGTCGTCTTTCATGATCTCGCAAATAACGCCCGCCGGTTTGAGCCCAGCGAGCCGCGCCAAATCCACCGAACCTTCGGTTTGGCCGGCGCGCACTAACACGCCGCCGTCGCGCGCCCGCAGGGGAAAGATGTGACCGGGCGTCACCAGGTCCGATGGTTTGGCATCGTCGGCGATGGCGTCGAGAATGGTTTTGGCGCGGTCGGCGGCGGAGATGCCAGTGGTGATGCCGCTGGCTGAGTCGATGGACACCGTAAAGGCGGTGCCGAACGGTGAAGTGTTGTCTGACACCATCATCGATAAGCCGAGATGTCGCACCCGTTCCTCGGTAAGCGGTAGACAGATCAAGCCGCGGCCATGGGTGGCCATGAAATTGATCGCTGCGGGCGTGACCTTTTCTGCCGCCATACAGAGATCGCCTTCGTTCTCGCGGTCTTTGTCATCCATGAGGATGACCATTTTGCCGAGACGATAATCTTCAATAGCTTCTTCGATGGTCGCGATAGGCATGGGCAGTTACTTTACCATCTTGCTGGATACGGTCAACTGGATGAAAAGCCCGCCAGTTGGCGTTTTTTTTTCGTTCGCCGCCGAATTGATTGTAATGATCGGAACGATGCCATAGGTTTAGCGCTACTT
Coding sequences within it:
- a CDS encoding 2-dehydropantoate 2-reductase, yielding MRIAVMGSGAVGGYFGAKLAAAGHEVCFIARGRHLEAMQSSGLRVQSVNGDLHVENAQCSDAPNSVGQVDLVLFCVKSYDTESAGQAIAPMVSNRTKILSLQNGIDNPDKLAKFYGAAQVLPAVVYIGAQLSAPGMITHSTGGRIIFGQLDGTVNDETKALAEFFSAAGIPNEVSAGIRKVQWSKLLWNAPFCAISCLTRANTREIVESPALTELALACMAEVRQAARADGIELPAQLCDDTLAFSKTMGDFKPSMLQDLEADKPLEYEAFNGIVIKRLAAHGQAASVNETFYAMLKFVDQQIRREAKR
- a CDS encoding ABC transporter substrate-binding protein, which encodes MGKVRLTLSCWDYDRTRALQDGRVEVEGVDLTYLPLRVEETFWRMLRYGEFDVAEMSTGSFLMSRDKGAPRFIGIPVFPSKTFRHSCIYINTDSGIKKPADMAGKRVGVPEYQITMATWARGVLQHEYGVLPEKMKWFTGGEESPGRQDKVQHKLPSNIDIQAIAGDKTLSGMLERGEIDAMISAHMPSPFVRRHPKVQRLIPNFREVEADYFKRTKIFPIMHTIVIREEVYEAHPWIAQSLFKAFNESKRLCQEAMYEFSALKYMMAWSIDEMEKERELLGADPWAYGLEANRHILETLIQYTHEQGLISKKLEVDSLFAKSTLEEFKI
- the ribB gene encoding 3,4-dihydroxy-2-butanone-4-phosphate synthase, giving the protein MPIATIEEAIEDYRLGKMVILMDDKDRENEGDLCMAAEKVTPAAINFMATHGRGLICLPLTEERVRHLGLSMMVSDNTSPFGTAFTVSIDSASGITTGISAADRAKTILDAIADDAKPSDLVTPGHIFPLRARDGGVLVRAGQTEGSVDLARLAGLKPAGVICEIMKDDGTMARQPDLLRFAKKHKLKVVTNADLIQYRLNYDSLVYRAATAPLPTRVGGDFQAIVYNTHVDDNEHLALIKGEISAKDEILVRVHTKYIPGDVFGFELLNTGTVIQRSMEIIAKAGKGVILYLQPKLRAHHPTMMAYPRVEGKQQKDMNRSFVYQADFKEYGIGAQILRDIGVRKMRLLTNNKKHLVGLRGYGLEVTSLVPIPREPAVRELAKPKTKVKHA